From one Streptomyces sp. Q6 genomic stretch:
- a CDS encoding GNAT family N-acetyltransferase, whose product MPSVVSAPVVTVCTDPAEFAALREEWNRLHRSSATATPFQSHAWLHSWWLSYGGARRLRVVLVRQEGRLVAAAPLMRQTRPFPTLRPLGAEISDFSDVLVDQRSAGTADRAVDALGAGLWKLARGAVIDFREVRPGSVVETLHDRWPGPRRRLDDSACLELPALPMDDLVQRLPRPRAQRARAKMRKLDATGIERRVVPADEVGSSVRRLLDLHRLQWQERKVTTEHVKPRFAEHLTRSVTLMAETGDAVVTEFTLDGTVVAADLTFVSPRLAGGYLYGAHPQLRERKIDVATMLLRSCAQHLQDGSQAQVLSLLRGTEPYKMHWRPERLVNQRFLLARRSSAPQLGALLADVRARSVAKRARRAWKERGDGPA is encoded by the coding sequence ATGCCGAGCGTCGTGTCCGCGCCTGTCGTCACGGTGTGCACGGACCCGGCCGAGTTCGCTGCGCTGCGCGAGGAGTGGAACCGCCTGCACCGGTCGTCGGCGACCGCGACACCGTTCCAGAGCCACGCCTGGCTCCACTCCTGGTGGCTCTCCTACGGCGGCGCGCGCCGGCTGCGCGTCGTCCTCGTACGCCAGGAGGGCCGACTCGTCGCGGCCGCCCCGCTGATGCGGCAGACCCGGCCCTTCCCGACCCTGAGGCCGCTGGGCGCGGAGATCTCCGACTTCAGCGACGTCCTCGTCGACCAGCGCTCCGCCGGAACGGCCGACCGGGCCGTCGACGCGCTGGGCGCCGGGCTGTGGAAGCTGGCCCGCGGAGCCGTGATCGACTTCCGCGAGGTGCGGCCGGGCAGCGTGGTGGAGACCCTGCACGACCGGTGGCCGGGCCCGCGCCGCCGTCTCGACGACTCGGCGTGCCTCGAACTGCCGGCGCTGCCGATGGACGATCTGGTGCAACGGCTGCCGCGCCCGCGGGCGCAGCGGGCGCGGGCCAAGATGCGGAAGCTGGACGCGACGGGCATCGAGCGCCGGGTCGTGCCCGCGGACGAGGTCGGTTCCTCGGTACGGCGCCTCCTCGACCTGCACCGATTGCAGTGGCAGGAGCGGAAGGTGACGACCGAGCACGTCAAGCCGCGCTTCGCCGAGCACCTGACCCGCTCGGTCACCCTCATGGCGGAGACGGGGGACGCCGTCGTCACGGAGTTCACGCTGGACGGCACCGTGGTCGCCGCCGATCTGACCTTCGTGTCCCCCCGGCTGGCGGGCGGATACCTGTACGGCGCCCACCCGCAGCTGCGGGAACGCAAGATCGACGTCGCCACGATGCTGCTCCGCTCGTGCGCGCAGCACCTCCAGGACGGCTCCCAGGCCCAGGTCCTGAGCCTGTTGCGCGGTACGGAGCCGTACAAGATGCACTGGCGCCCCGAGCGCCTGGTGAACCAGCGGTTCCTGCTCGCGCGCCGCAGCTCCGCGCCCCAGCTGGGCGCGCTCCTCGCGGACGTCCGTGCCCGGTCCGTGGCGAAGCGGGCCCGACGCGCCTGGAAGGAGCGCGGTGACGGCCCGGCCTAG
- a CDS encoding glycoside hydrolase family 26 protein, translating to MVGERRWAKRRKLPLIAAGALISLVVASGSVSIERADASPRSEPTPPAPTRPIPWWPSDTGDPTPTEPASTQPSTLPSTSPSASPSPDPTPSATASPDPDTTPAADRFPAFGAYLDFGPRGVTRMAKLSQWLGGADLRVGHTYLPGDRWSNIEGSPSFLDSWAKWRRERDDRLFVLNVPMLERNEEGVPDAQVRGLLQQGAAGDFDEHFRTLAERLVDLDVPDTVVVLGWEMNGITYTHRCGPDPAAWKKYWTRIVTVMRSVPGQKFRFDFTPSRGRDAVPWTECYPGDDVVDIVGMDSYDQPEGKSFDEQVSEPYGLQAQVDFAAKHDKPISYPEWGLFRNGDNAEYMRRMLGWMDEHKPLYNTLTDYCPHGVWQCDENPKAAEIYRAALTGRDKPTEPTPPVQPPQCSPVDLGDWVEHWLGGKLCLRFDWWERNS from the coding sequence ATGGTCGGAGAACGCCGATGGGCGAAGCGCAGAAAACTCCCACTGATCGCGGCGGGAGCCCTGATCTCCCTGGTGGTGGCGTCAGGATCCGTGTCCATCGAGCGCGCGGACGCGAGCCCACGGAGCGAGCCGACCCCGCCCGCCCCGACCCGCCCCATCCCGTGGTGGCCGTCCGACACGGGCGATCCGACTCCCACGGAACCGGCGAGCACCCAGCCCTCCACGCTGCCGAGCACGTCACCGAGCGCGTCACCGAGCCCGGATCCGACCCCGTCCGCGACGGCGTCGCCCGATCCGGACACGACACCCGCGGCGGACAGGTTCCCCGCGTTCGGGGCCTACCTGGACTTCGGCCCGCGCGGCGTGACCCGGATGGCGAAGCTGTCGCAGTGGCTCGGGGGAGCCGATCTGCGCGTCGGGCACACCTATCTTCCCGGTGACCGGTGGAGCAACATCGAGGGCTCCCCGTCGTTCCTCGACAGTTGGGCCAAGTGGCGCCGCGAGCGCGACGACCGGCTCTTCGTCCTCAACGTGCCCATGCTGGAGCGCAACGAGGAGGGCGTCCCGGACGCCCAGGTGCGCGGCCTGCTCCAGCAGGGCGCGGCGGGCGACTTCGACGAGCACTTCCGGACGCTGGCCGAGCGCCTGGTCGATCTGGACGTGCCGGACACCGTCGTGGTGCTCGGCTGGGAGATGAACGGCATCACCTACACACACCGCTGTGGACCCGATCCGGCGGCGTGGAAGAAGTACTGGACCCGGATCGTCACGGTGATGCGGTCCGTGCCGGGGCAGAAGTTCCGCTTCGACTTCACGCCCAGCCGCGGCCGGGACGCCGTGCCGTGGACCGAGTGCTACCCGGGCGACGACGTCGTGGACATCGTCGGCATGGACTCGTACGACCAGCCGGAGGGCAAGTCCTTCGACGAACAGGTCTCCGAGCCCTACGGACTTCAGGCCCAGGTCGACTTCGCGGCGAAGCACGACAAGCCGATCTCCTACCCGGAGTGGGGGCTGTTCCGTAACGGGGACAACGCCGAGTACATGCGGCGGATGCTCGGGTGGATGGACGAGCACAAGCCGCTCTACAACACGCTCACGGACTACTGCCCGCACGGCGTGTGGCAGTGCGACGAGAACCCGAAGGCCGCGGAGATCTACCGGGCCGCGCTGACCGGACGCGACAAGCCGACCGAGCCCACGCCTCCGGTCCAGCCTCCGCAGTGTTCCCCGGTCGACCTGGGCGACTGGGTCGAGCACTGGCTCGGCGGCAAGCTCTGCCTGCGGTTCGACTGGTGGGAGCGGAACTCCTGA
- a CDS encoding O-antigen ligase family protein: MLALPLGAGSDQEGSGGTLADAVSGLVVLFCAVRAVRLGQRTLTRTAYVVLGLPVVAVAVAALGADSLPNALEGLVRYYQILVLVPAAVLLLVRDRRDFRLVGWALVALGLWQGAIGVYQYLTGTGASYAGEDIRAVGTFGATDVMGMSTVVAYGLVCAVALALGGGTARGRLVALLCALGLLVPLALSFSRGAWIATAVVCVAQIVLAGLRRAARLLAVGAAAAVVLVGGFGVGTSMLQERLSSITQVTAAPDQSVTDRYTMWAAAVDMWEEHPATGVGLKNFPAYRDSHASIALSAGSDVAGAGAEFRRQPLLSPHNMYLLVLSEQGLLGLCAIVGAWAALLVLGVRRLATAHREARGLDCALIACGLLTWQMIDFVYADIGGPSTVLTAVVFGLVVWWALAPAAVCEASTER; the protein is encoded by the coding sequence ATGCTGGCGCTGCCCCTGGGCGCGGGCAGTGACCAGGAGGGCAGCGGCGGGACCCTCGCCGACGCCGTCTCCGGTCTGGTCGTGCTCTTCTGCGCCGTCCGTGCCGTGCGGCTCGGACAGCGCACGCTGACGCGCACCGCCTACGTCGTGCTGGGGCTGCCCGTCGTCGCCGTCGCGGTCGCCGCGCTCGGCGCGGACTCGCTGCCCAACGCCCTTGAGGGGCTGGTGCGTTACTACCAGATCCTGGTGCTCGTCCCGGCGGCCGTGCTGCTGCTCGTCCGCGACCGGCGCGACTTCCGGCTCGTCGGCTGGGCGCTGGTCGCGCTGGGCCTGTGGCAGGGGGCCATCGGCGTCTACCAGTACCTGACCGGTACGGGCGCCTCGTACGCCGGGGAGGACATCCGGGCCGTCGGCACGTTCGGGGCCACGGACGTGATGGGCATGTCCACCGTGGTCGCGTACGGGCTGGTCTGCGCGGTGGCGCTGGCCCTCGGGGGCGGCACCGCGCGCGGGCGGCTCGTCGCGCTGCTCTGCGCGCTCGGTCTCCTGGTGCCCCTGGCGCTCTCCTTCAGCCGTGGCGCGTGGATCGCGACGGCCGTGGTCTGCGTGGCGCAGATCGTGCTCGCCGGACTGCGCCGGGCCGCACGCCTGCTGGCGGTCGGCGCCGCCGCGGCCGTCGTCCTCGTCGGTGGGTTCGGCGTGGGGACGTCGATGCTCCAGGAGCGGCTGAGCAGCATCACGCAGGTCACGGCCGCGCCGGACCAGTCCGTGACGGACCGGTACACGATGTGGGCGGCGGCCGTGGACATGTGGGAGGAGCACCCCGCCACCGGGGTGGGGCTCAAGAACTTCCCCGCCTACCGCGACAGCCACGCCTCGATCGCGCTGTCCGCGGGCAGCGACGTGGCCGGTGCGGGCGCGGAGTTCCGCAGGCAGCCGCTGCTGTCGCCGCACAACATGTATCTGCTGGTCCTCAGTGAGCAGGGGCTGCTCGGCCTGTGCGCCATCGTGGGGGCCTGGGCGGCGCTGCTCGTGCTGGGCGTGCGCAGGCTCGCCACGGCGCACCGCGAGGCCCGCGGCCTCGACTGCGCGCTCATCGCCTGCGGACTGCTCACCTGGCAGATGATCGACTTCGTCTACGCGGACATCGGCGGCCCCTCGACGGTGCTCACCGCCGTCGTGTTCGGCCTGGTCGTCTGGTGGGCCCTGGCGCCGGCGGCGGTCTGCGAGGCGTCGACCGAACGATGA
- a CDS encoding glycosyltransferase, producing the protein MKVLHVITGLGAGGAEQQLRLLVRHLPGPHDVVTLTNPGQVAEGLRGDGVRVAHLGMAGNRDARAVPRLARLIRGGRYDVVHTHLYRACLYGRIAARMAGVRAVVATEHSLGDAQIEGRPLTRGVRALYLAGEKLGRTTIAVSPAVADRLRLWGVAPHRVAVVPNGVDVPRFAFDPAARAATRLALGLPPGAFVVGGVGRLVAGKRFDVLVAALRDLPDDVRLLLVGTGPEEEALRRAARESGVLDRVVFAGERPHTAPGPAGATVDLPALMSAMDVLAAPSVDEAFGLAVVEAQASGLPVLYVTCPAVDDLPAGTRARAVRVPCDAASFVREIRREIRAAHSSREESGGPRTPSEAALHYSIARSAALHEDVYATAMGAPTSGMST; encoded by the coding sequence GTGAAGGTCCTGCACGTCATCACCGGCCTGGGAGCGGGCGGCGCGGAACAGCAACTGCGCCTGCTCGTACGCCACCTGCCGGGACCGCACGACGTCGTGACGCTGACGAACCCGGGGCAGGTCGCCGAGGGGCTGCGCGGCGACGGGGTGCGCGTCGCCCACCTGGGCATGGCCGGCAACCGGGACGCACGCGCCGTGCCCCGCCTGGCGCGGCTCATCCGCGGCGGGCGGTACGACGTCGTCCACACGCACCTCTACCGCGCCTGCCTGTACGGCCGGATCGCCGCACGGATGGCCGGCGTGCGGGCGGTCGTCGCCACGGAGCACTCGCTGGGCGACGCCCAGATCGAGGGGCGGCCGCTGACCCGCGGCGTGCGTGCCCTCTACCTGGCGGGCGAGAAGCTCGGCCGGACGACCATCGCGGTGTCCCCGGCGGTCGCGGACCGGCTGCGCCTGTGGGGCGTGGCCCCGCACCGTGTGGCCGTCGTCCCGAACGGCGTCGACGTCCCGCGCTTCGCCTTCGACCCCGCGGCCCGCGCCGCGACCCGGCTCGCCCTCGGCCTGCCGCCCGGAGCCTTCGTCGTCGGCGGCGTGGGGCGCCTGGTGGCGGGCAAGCGGTTCGACGTACTGGTCGCCGCGCTGCGCGACCTCCCCGACGACGTCCGCCTCCTCCTGGTCGGCACGGGCCCCGAGGAGGAGGCCCTGCGCCGGGCGGCCCGGGAGTCCGGCGTGCTCGACCGTGTCGTCTTCGCCGGGGAGCGCCCGCACACGGCGCCGGGCCCTGCGGGCGCCACGGTCGACCTGCCCGCCCTGATGTCCGCCATGGACGTGCTCGCCGCGCCGTCCGTCGACGAGGCGTTCGGCCTGGCCGTGGTCGAGGCGCAGGCCAGCGGACTGCCGGTGCTCTACGTGACCTGCCCCGCGGTCGACGACCTGCCCGCGGGGACACGCGCCCGCGCCGTCCGTGTCCCGTGCGACGCCGCCTCGTTCGTCCGTGAAATCCGTCGTGAAATCCGTGCAGCCCACAGCTCCCGCGAGGAGTCAGGCGGCCCCAGAACGCCGTCGGAGGCTGCCCTCCACTACAGCATCGCCCGCAGCGCCGCCCTGCACGAGGACGTGTACGCGACGGCCATGGGCGCACCGACGTCAGGAATGAGTACGTGA
- a CDS encoding exopolysaccharide biosynthesis polyprenyl glycosylphosphotransferase, whose product MTPERTVASSTEQQRAVEEAGAFATVIAQRTADGNRTTLVGGPEQDHSSRAFLLAMDSTAALLGTVALSPLQRHPLLVAGFLVLVLGLYRNAGLYGLFGKRYMLDDCPAVVGRIALAWCVLTAVSASLPVMRPIPVTSVLSGCAVHCVLTLMGRALVHWRRRVAMVRRPCTTLLVGPEPAAARVAAALQRCPRNGIRLVGIVSDGAAEQEQRKSGAALPVLTSVGDMRRAVIQNDVRRAIVLGRSNAPEYLPCLRSLSELRCEVWELDPDPSAYVPEGRERLQHLAGFRCRPVVGPPFPPHPGKRALDLVISSLLLVLFSPVLLTCAVWLRLSEGPGVVFRQERIGKDGRPFTLLKFRTHRPADPMESATRWSVANEHQMPWFCSFLRRTSLDELLQLWNVFRGDMSLVGPRPERPYFVVKFSELHPGYSERHRMPTGITGLAQINGLRGDTSIEDRCRFDNAYIDGWSLWRDISILMRTATEFFRPTGS is encoded by the coding sequence ATGACCCCGGAACGAACCGTCGCCTCGTCCACCGAACAGCAGCGTGCCGTGGAGGAGGCAGGCGCCTTCGCCACGGTCATCGCGCAGCGGACCGCCGACGGCAACAGGACCACGCTGGTCGGCGGCCCGGAGCAGGACCACTCCTCCCGCGCCTTCCTGCTCGCGATGGACAGCACGGCCGCGCTGCTCGGCACCGTCGCCCTCTCTCCGCTCCAGCGCCACCCGCTGCTGGTGGCGGGATTCCTCGTCCTCGTCCTCGGCCTGTACCGCAACGCGGGCCTGTACGGCCTGTTCGGCAAGCGGTACATGCTCGACGACTGCCCTGCCGTCGTGGGCCGTATCGCCCTCGCGTGGTGTGTGCTGACGGCCGTCTCGGCGAGCCTGCCCGTGATGCGGCCGATTCCCGTGACGTCGGTGCTGTCGGGGTGCGCCGTCCACTGCGTCCTCACCCTGATGGGCCGCGCGCTCGTCCACTGGCGGCGGCGGGTGGCCATGGTCCGGCGGCCCTGCACGACGCTCCTGGTGGGCCCGGAGCCCGCGGCCGCGCGGGTCGCCGCCGCCCTCCAGCGGTGTCCGCGCAACGGGATCCGCCTGGTGGGCATCGTCAGCGACGGTGCGGCGGAGCAGGAGCAGCGGAAGAGCGGCGCGGCCCTGCCGGTGCTGACGAGCGTCGGGGACATGCGGCGCGCGGTGATCCAGAACGACGTGCGGCGGGCCATCGTCCTGGGCAGGTCGAACGCTCCGGAGTACCTTCCCTGCCTGCGCAGCCTCAGCGAACTGCGCTGCGAGGTATGGGAGTTGGACCCGGACCCGTCGGCGTACGTCCCCGAGGGCCGCGAGCGGCTCCAGCACCTGGCGGGGTTCCGCTGCCGGCCGGTCGTGGGGCCGCCCTTCCCGCCGCACCCGGGCAAGCGCGCCCTGGACCTGGTGATCTCCTCGCTGCTGCTGGTGCTGTTCAGCCCGGTGCTCCTGACCTGCGCCGTGTGGCTCCGGCTCAGCGAGGGGCCCGGTGTCGTCTTCCGGCAGGAGCGGATCGGGAAGGACGGCCGGCCCTTCACGCTGCTCAAGTTCCGCACGCACCGCCCCGCCGACCCGATGGAGTCCGCGACGCGCTGGAGCGTGGCCAACGAGCACCAGATGCCGTGGTTCTGCAGCTTCCTGCGCCGCACCTCGCTCGACGAGCTGCTCCAGCTGTGGAACGTCTTCCGCGGCGACATGAGCCTGGTCGGCCCGCGCCCCGAACGCCCGTACTTCGTCGTGAAGTTCAGCGAGCTGCACCCCGGCTACAGCGAGCGTCACCGTATGCCGACCGGCATCACCGGCCTCGCGCAGATCAACGGGCTGCGCGGTGACACCTCCATCGAGGACCGCTGCCGGTTCGACAACGCGTACATCGACGGGTGGTCGCTGTGGCGGGACATCAGCATTCTGATGCGCACGGCGACCGAGTTCTTCCGTCCGACGGGAAGTTGA
- the murJ gene encoding murein biosynthesis integral membrane protein MurJ, which translates to MKPTLPADGDETLLAPAVPPQQPAPAAVDTAQEQHRTSNTFLVRAALLTASLSAAGSLLGLGRDQALAHLFGAGSETDAFLVAWTVPEVASTLLIEDGLAFMLVPAFSAAIAARGASAASGQGHQDPVRALVATSLPRLALAFVACAVLLMISAPHLVALLAPGLPDPQLAVDCTRLTATCVLTFGLTGYCSAALRAHSSYLAPAAIYVAYNTGIIVTLLLLADRWGVRAAAAGVAVGGCLMVLVQAPSLRRRLRSTAPAARVDGGEAKASKKQSMNMALIATVLLFALCRQSQVFIERFLASSLPSGAISHLNYAQKVAQLPMVLSLMLCTVTFPVVAKALARGDTERARDRVERDVALAACIVLSGAAVVFACAPQIVHLLFQRGAFTYEDTAATADIMRVYSLGLLGHCLVGALVRSYFSAGRPTWYPVASMAAGMTLTAGAGTWAVHAWGVGGIAAANALGITFTAVLLLTAMDKRSVPVRIPVVLLELGKTLLAAVAATAAGMACAARVAQPLGSLAVGCLAIGAVFGLLLWALKVQAFLPAVRIVTRKHRNAR; encoded by the coding sequence ATGAAACCGACCCTTCCCGCCGACGGGGACGAGACCCTGCTGGCCCCGGCCGTTCCCCCGCAGCAACCCGCTCCGGCCGCCGTCGACACGGCTCAGGAGCAGCACCGTACGTCGAACACCTTCCTGGTCAGGGCCGCGCTGCTGACCGCCTCGCTGTCCGCCGCCGGGTCGCTCCTCGGCCTCGGCCGGGACCAGGCGCTGGCCCATCTCTTCGGGGCGGGCAGCGAGACGGACGCCTTCCTGGTGGCCTGGACCGTGCCCGAGGTGGCCTCGACGCTGCTCATCGAGGACGGGCTCGCGTTCATGCTGGTGCCCGCCTTCAGCGCGGCCATCGCCGCGCGCGGCGCCTCGGCGGCGTCGGGCCAGGGCCACCAGGACCCGGTACGGGCCCTGGTGGCGACCTCGCTGCCGCGCCTCGCCCTGGCGTTCGTGGCCTGCGCGGTGCTCCTGATGATCAGCGCGCCGCACCTGGTCGCGCTGCTCGCCCCGGGGCTCCCCGACCCCCAACTCGCCGTCGACTGCACGCGGTTGACCGCCACCTGCGTCCTGACCTTCGGGCTCACCGGGTACTGCAGCGCCGCGCTGCGCGCCCACAGCAGCTATCTCGCCCCGGCCGCCATCTATGTCGCGTACAACACGGGCATCATCGTCACCCTGTTGCTGCTCGCCGACCGCTGGGGTGTGCGGGCCGCCGCCGCGGGAGTGGCGGTGGGCGGCTGTCTGATGGTGCTGGTGCAGGCGCCGTCCCTGCGCCGCAGGCTCAGGAGCACCGCGCCTGCGGCCCGGGTGGACGGAGGTGAGGCGAAGGCGTCGAAGAAGCAGTCGATGAACATGGCGCTGATCGCGACCGTGCTGCTCTTCGCGCTGTGCCGGCAGTCGCAGGTCTTCATCGAGCGCTTCCTCGCCTCCTCGCTGCCGTCGGGCGCCATCTCGCACCTCAACTACGCGCAGAAAGTCGCGCAGTTGCCGATGGTGCTGTCGCTGATGCTGTGCACGGTGACCTTCCCCGTGGTGGCGAAGGCGCTGGCGCGCGGCGACACCGAGCGGGCCCGGGACCGGGTCGAGCGTGATGTCGCGCTCGCGGCCTGCATCGTCCTGTCGGGCGCGGCCGTGGTGTTCGCCTGCGCCCCGCAGATCGTCCACCTTCTCTTCCAGCGCGGGGCGTTCACGTACGAGGACACCGCCGCCACCGCGGACATCATGCGGGTCTACTCGCTGGGGCTGCTCGGGCACTGTCTCGTCGGCGCGCTGGTCCGCTCCTACTTCTCCGCCGGGCGGCCCACCTGGTACCCGGTGGCCTCGATGGCCGCGGGCATGACGCTCACGGCCGGGGCGGGCACCTGGGCGGTCCACGCCTGGGGGGTCGGCGGCATCGCCGCGGCCAACGCCCTGGGCATCACGTTCACCGCGGTGCTGCTCCTGACGGCGATGGACAAGCGCAGCGTCCCTGTCCGCATCCCCGTGGTGCTGCTCGAACTCGGCAAGACGCTGCTCGCGGCGGTGGCCGCCACCGCCGCGGGGATGGCGTGCGCGGCCCGGGTCGCGCAGCCGCTGGGCTCCCTCGCCGTCGGCTGCCTGGCCATCGGCGCCGTCTTCGGCCTCCTCCTGTGGGCCCTGAAGGTCCAGGCATTCCTGCCCGCCGTCCGCATCGTGACCAGAAAGCACCGCAATGCCCGCTGA
- a CDS encoding polysaccharide deacetylase family protein, whose protein sequence is MPADTALQEPSGPRTRELLPGRPPWVAMYHSVDDCTDDPYNVTVTPDRLREQLRWLRSRGLRGVSVAELLDARSQGADRGLVGLTFDDGYGDFVENALPLLRHYECSATVFVLSGRLGGENAWDEEGPRKPLLTAQGIRQAAAAGMEIGSHGLMHVDLTRLDEEALHAEIRRSKAQLEEITGRTVHGFCYPYGHVDAATAQAVRRAGYRYGCAISPGPLTSVYAMPRVFVGQRDTFWRLELKRRVHRVRRRAWRIGEDAR, encoded by the coding sequence ATGCCCGCTGACACAGCACTCCAGGAACCCTCCGGCCCCAGAACGAGGGAACTGCTGCCCGGGCGCCCCCCGTGGGTGGCGATGTACCACTCGGTGGACGACTGCACCGACGACCCGTACAACGTCACCGTCACCCCCGACCGCCTGCGGGAGCAGCTGCGCTGGCTGCGCTCGCGCGGACTGCGCGGCGTCAGCGTGGCCGAACTCCTCGACGCCAGGAGCCAGGGCGCCGACCGCGGTCTCGTCGGACTCACCTTCGACGACGGGTACGGGGACTTCGTCGAGAACGCGCTGCCCCTGCTCAGGCACTACGAATGCTCCGCCACGGTCTTCGTCCTCTCCGGCCGCCTCGGCGGGGAGAACGCGTGGGACGAAGAGGGCCCGCGCAAGCCCCTGCTGACCGCGCAGGGCATCAGGCAGGCCGCGGCCGCCGGTATGGAGATCGGCTCCCACGGCCTGATGCACGTCGACCTCACCCGCCTCGACGAGGAGGCGCTGCACGCCGAGATCCGGCGGAGCAAGGCACAGCTCGAAGAGATCACCGGCCGGACGGTGCACGGCTTCTGCTACCCGTACGGGCACGTCGACGCGGCGACCGCGCAGGCCGTCCGCCGCGCCGGCTACCGCTACGGCTGCGCCATCTCCCCGGGCCCCCTGACCAGCGTGTACGCGATGCCGCGGGTGTTCGTCGGCCAGCGGGACACCTTCTGGCGGCTCGAACTCAAGCGCCGCGTCCACCGGGTCCGAAGACGCGCCTGGCGGATCGGGGAGGACGCCCGGTGA
- a CDS encoding ATP-grasp domain-containing protein, translating into MLDPCVPVVLLRIDPNPFHHGTLGAVRSLGRCGVEVHVAAEAEGSPVARSRFVNRMHLPPPPGASPDEVVEVLRRTAARITRPAVLIPMDDAGAIAVSRSREALAGTFLLPEQPGHLAERVADKARLPELCRSVGIGHPVTVRPRDEHEAYAAIAGLGRPAVAKWSRPWLLPQGSGLRSTSLVSSPAEARSLYRRGLGTGSELLLQKYLPAGRGGDWFCHGYADRHGQLHGGGAGSKDRAWPRGAGLTAVGRWAHVPELRTMVERLVAALEYRGIFDIDFRVDVDSGRYCLLDFNPRPGAQFRLFADGNGLDVVRAQYLDLTHQPLPAGHALPGRTFVVENYAPLSALRALMTSALPAQRGAAAREFAWHAQDDPAPGRSMAAEWSQHAARRLLRRARPAAGGPPPGSTEPVIAAPTAPTAPAERKMSC; encoded by the coding sequence ATGCTCGACCCCTGTGTCCCGGTCGTGCTGCTGCGGATCGACCCCAACCCCTTTCACCACGGAACGCTGGGGGCGGTCCGCTCCCTGGGACGCTGCGGCGTGGAGGTCCATGTGGCCGCGGAGGCCGAGGGCAGCCCGGTCGCCCGCTCGCGCTTCGTCAACCGGATGCACCTGCCGCCGCCCCCGGGAGCGTCCCCGGACGAGGTGGTCGAAGTGCTGCGGCGGACGGCGGCCCGGATCACCCGACCGGCCGTACTGATCCCGATGGACGACGCCGGAGCCATCGCGGTGAGCCGTTCGCGTGAGGCGCTCGCCGGGACCTTCCTCCTGCCGGAGCAGCCCGGACACCTCGCCGAGCGCGTCGCCGACAAGGCGCGGCTGCCGGAACTCTGCCGCTCCGTCGGCATCGGCCACCCGGTCACCGTGCGGCCGCGCGACGAGCACGAGGCGTACGCCGCGATCGCCGGCCTGGGCCGTCCCGCCGTCGCCAAGTGGAGCCGCCCGTGGCTCCTGCCCCAGGGCTCCGGGTTGCGCAGTACGAGCCTGGTGAGCTCCCCGGCCGAGGCGCGGAGCCTCTACCGGCGGGGCCTGGGCACGGGCAGCGAACTCCTGCTCCAGAAGTACCTGCCGGCGGGGCGCGGCGGCGACTGGTTCTGCCACGGGTACGCCGACCGGCACGGGCAGCTGCACGGCGGCGGCGCCGGCAGCAAGGACCGGGCGTGGCCCCGAGGCGCGGGGTTGACCGCGGTGGGCCGCTGGGCCCACGTACCGGAGCTGCGCACCATGGTCGAGCGGCTCGTCGCGGCCCTGGAGTACCGGGGCATCTTCGACATCGACTTCCGGGTGGACGTCGACTCGGGCCGGTACTGCCTGCTGGACTTCAACCCCCGTCCGGGAGCGCAGTTCCGGCTGTTCGCGGACGGCAACGGCCTGGACGTCGTCCGCGCCCAGTACCTCGACCTGACGCACCAGCCGCTCCCCGCCGGGCACGCCCTGCCGGGACGCACCTTCGTCGTCGAGAACTACGCGCCGCTCTCCGCGCTGCGGGCCCTGATGACCTCCGCGCTGCCCGCCCAACGCGGCGCGGCCGCACGCGAATTCGCCTGGCACGCCCAGGACGACCCCGCGCCCGGCCGGAGCATGGCCGCCGAGTGGTCGCAACACGCGGCCCGCCGACTGCTCCGCCGGGCCCGCCCGGCGGCCGGGGGCCCGCCCCCTGGCAGCACCGAACCCGTGATCGCCGCCCCGACCGCCCCGACCGCCCCGGCCGAACGAAAGATGAGCTGTTGA